One Etheostoma cragini isolate CJK2018 chromosome 18, CSU_Ecrag_1.0, whole genome shotgun sequence DNA window includes the following coding sequences:
- the LOC117961443 gene encoding uncharacterized protein LOC117961443 has product MRLQDTRQNGYRQATYMRKHSGCQTGQKKASMTTEYQEKFLSPLCYKAIVSAPSQKGPYHALKGTSADVRSYYLVQKRIPKAPQPVGHRSSNPLHIPTHVVANQMASQLEDNPSVHQSTQFDNDFRALKANKCSSRKTSVQVAANSKPVPKMQQPQPFENVTSYRSDYVTHQLPPRRRREKPLVKRPSYPPVDLKPKVAWNTNQELFDEASEFFQQFKTWSLENQFHSQGKKSEIT; this is encoded by the exons ATGAGGCTGCAAGATACGCGGCAAAACGGCTATCGACAAGCCACATATATGAG GAAGCACTCTGGCTGTCAGACAGGCCAGAAAAAGGCCTCCATGACCACAGAGTACCAGGAGAAGTTCCTTTCCCCGCTCTGCTACAAGGCTATTGTCTCAGCCCCATCACAGAAAGGCCCTTACCATGCACTGAAAGGGAcaagtgcagatgtgag ATCATACTATTTGGTCCAAAAAAGGATCCCAAAGGCCCCACAGCCCGTGGGCCATCGAAGCAGCAACCCTCTACACATTCCTACACACGTCGTCGCAAACCAAATGGCATCCCAGTTGGAGGACAACCCATCAGTTCACCAAAGTACACAATTTGATA ATGATTTCCGAGCATTGAAAGCAAACAAGTGCAGCTCCCGGAAAACTTCTGTTCAAGTTGCAGCTAACTCTAAACCAGTCCCAAAGATGCAACAACCACAACCTTTTGAAAACGTCACCAGCTACAGATCTGATTATGTCACCCATCAGTTGCCCCCCAGGAGGCGCAGGGAGAAGCCTTTGGTAAAAAGGCCGTCATATCCTCCTGTGGACTTGAAGCCAAAGGTGGCTTGGAACACAAACCAAGAACTTTTTGACGAAGCCAGTGAATTCTTTCAGCAATTCAAGACCTGGTCCCTCGAAAACCAGTTCCACAGCCAAGGCAAAAAGTCTgagattacataa
- the LOC117961441 gene encoding syntaxin-11-like isoform X2: MRDMLERLQTIRKEQEDCEPEFYRAEYDVDKDTLPQQALLYEDSSPIDNILREAHSIRKDISLLHLKVERLSMHNERFGTSVRRLTLLKKDSDSIARGIQQHGEALHIRLQALGKESSGLEVKEGPNSAVSRIARTQYDTLIRAFHAAMSDYNEAEEMQRNACRRRIQRQASIMGTDITDVQLDVMVDKGGEGWAELSQSLQTQGARSSPWAMCEIKGRHKELVELELRLKEVHELFLHMALMVEEHGCMLDNIESNVRGTQDCVDKINVDIKKALQYKRKNPFQQCCPCLPCWRHNQSF, translated from the coding sequence ATGCGGGACATGCTGGAGAGGCTTCAGACCATTAGGAAGGAGCAGGAGGACTGCGAGCCAGAGTTTTATAGAGCAGAGTATGATGTAGACAAGGACACTTTGCCCCAACAGGCATTGTTGTATGAGGACTCCTCACCTATTGACAACATCCTGAGGGAGGCCCACTCCATACGCAAGGACATCTCCTTGCTCCACTTAAAGGTGGAGCGTCTGAGCATGCATAACGAACGCTTTGGCACCTCTGTGCGGCGTCTCACCCTACTCAAAAAGGACTCTGACTCCATCGCCAGGGGGATCCAGCAACATGGGGAGGCTCTGCACATCCGTCTTCAGGCCCTGGGTAAAGAGAGCAGCGGGTTAGAGGTAAAAGAAGGTCCCAACTCTGCTGTTAGTCGCATTGCCCGAACTCAGTATGACACACTGATCCGTGCCTTCCATGCTGCCATGAGTGACTATAATGAGGCGGAGGAGATGCAGAGAAATGCATGTCGGAGGAGGATCCAGAGACAGGCCTCCATAATGGGTACCGACATCACCGATGTCCAGCTGGATGTTATGGTGGACAAAGGTGGTGAGGGATGGGCTGAGCTGTCCCAGAGCCTGCAGACACAAGGTGCACGCTCGTCCCCCTGGGCGATGTGTGAGATCAAGGGCAGACACAAGGAGCTGGTGGAGCTGGAGCTCAGGCTGAAGGAGGTCCATGAACTGTTCCTGCACATGGCCTTGATGGTGGAGGAGCACGGATGCATGCTTGATAACATTGAGTCTAATGTGCGGGGCACTCAAGACTGTGTTGACAAAATCAACGTTGACATCAAAAAGGCCCTACAGTACAAGAGGAAGAATCCTTTTCAGCAATGTTGTCCCTGTCTACCCTGTTGGAGACACAACCAATCATTTTAG
- the LOC117961441 gene encoding syntaxin-11-like isoform X1: MRGRDLGRMRDMLERLQTIRKEQEDCEPEFYRAEYDVDKDTLPQQALLYEDSSPIDNILREAHSIRKDISLLHLKVERLSMHNERFGTSVRRLTLLKKDSDSIARGIQQHGEALHIRLQALGKESSGLEVKEGPNSAVSRIARTQYDTLIRAFHAAMSDYNEAEEMQRNACRRRIQRQASIMGTDITDVQLDVMVDKGGEGWAELSQSLQTQGARSSPWAMCEIKGRHKELVELELRLKEVHELFLHMALMVEEHGCMLDNIESNVRGTQDCVDKINVDIKKALQYKRKNPFQQCCPCLPCWRHNQSF; this comes from the exons ATGCGTGGCAGAGATTTAG GCAGAATGCGGGACATGCTGGAGAGGCTTCAGACCATTAGGAAGGAGCAGGAGGACTGCGAGCCAGAGTTTTATAGAGCAGAGTATGATGTAGACAAGGACACTTTGCCCCAACAGGCATTGTTGTATGAGGACTCCTCACCTATTGACAACATCCTGAGGGAGGCCCACTCCATACGCAAGGACATCTCCTTGCTCCACTTAAAGGTGGAGCGTCTGAGCATGCATAACGAACGCTTTGGCACCTCTGTGCGGCGTCTCACCCTACTCAAAAAGGACTCTGACTCCATCGCCAGGGGGATCCAGCAACATGGGGAGGCTCTGCACATCCGTCTTCAGGCCCTGGGTAAAGAGAGCAGCGGGTTAGAGGTAAAAGAAGGTCCCAACTCTGCTGTTAGTCGCATTGCCCGAACTCAGTATGACACACTGATCCGTGCCTTCCATGCTGCCATGAGTGACTATAATGAGGCGGAGGAGATGCAGAGAAATGCATGTCGGAGGAGGATCCAGAGACAGGCCTCCATAATGGGTACCGACATCACCGATGTCCAGCTGGATGTTATGGTGGACAAAGGTGGTGAGGGATGGGCTGAGCTGTCCCAGAGCCTGCAGACACAAGGTGCACGCTCGTCCCCCTGGGCGATGTGTGAGATCAAGGGCAGACACAAGGAGCTGGTGGAGCTGGAGCTCAGGCTGAAGGAGGTCCATGAACTGTTCCTGCACATGGCCTTGATGGTGGAGGAGCACGGATGCATGCTTGATAACATTGAGTCTAATGTGCGGGGCACTCAAGACTGTGTTGACAAAATCAACGTTGACATCAAAAAGGCCCTACAGTACAAGAGGAAGAATCCTTTTCAGCAATGTTGTCCCTGTCTACCCTGTTGGAGACACAACCAATCATTTTAG